A DNA window from Drosophila biarmipes strain raj3 chromosome 2R, RU_DBia_V1.1, whole genome shotgun sequence contains the following coding sequences:
- the LOC108029552 gene encoding protein lingerer isoform X3, giving the protein MSTQTRSGGGGGGGHTRNQKKSNASNSGGGGSGHDGVSHAAAAGKKGGQDASKTDKPEKAQPKATTEQLRIAQITNSTTEDPQINEKVTLLLTMTQRSEEEVCCALNECDYDLEAAANFLIEELPQGAFAKYEKKRKNKAANTTADGAAGDGDWADGNANADRREKSRNRSSNRGGTRGSTDSRGWRGREIRENERNQRESREPRSGGDRGEDRANDNYRGQRNGGVRSGPGGGGRGGGFVSRSGRGGGRMGGRTGGPRGDRGSGGTGGSYGPRSGNANEDHHEVELWDNTIAQNAEKQQQAHDDAWGDWNNEEYEGSLKDSKVFTTSNLATQTAASVVSGTGPSGTGTSTTAGGELSAPPGLEHQLHQGSLLEESSSSGPVPVTPPATLTGSATTPLLQYSAAVSNPPPQLQSQSTQSAAGTGASATTGGGAGTTPSSFVSASPDTFSSAASAAASLVHQAQQQQQLQQQQQTTPIKPSATLSVEQSQYFNSLASQGVSPGSAAVQTAPAGYAQNPVAAFSQTSTSVGVSQYPNTYANVFATGTGAGAGPGEQSQQQPQVRRARVKLPPPSKIPASAVEMPGDNALNNIGYLDVQFGALDFGTDDGFEPLPEKVGSGFSIDGQQQQQQPDDYQSKSQQQQQQQATLAAGLQSSQISDALSAAGYTSRSTAQQQGVSSAVSATTALDQLAKSDPYGQTTGSGNAYQNAYQSSGAGKSASGYPTTAPGGYSSSTYANVQSSVASSYQQQGYGSYQPSSYQQQAGSGAQSTGAVAGGGGSATQNIPVGGSSSQNSTSGNASSAYLTSGYSTPQSAYQSSQSVYGNTGLSNSSGFAGSASNASSQYANFSASAKLKDATSASSAAHYDSVSTSSGVSSSSGSTGNGGAVSGQAGANQAVVSNNNVSGSSSGSNVTAGVASGNVAGVGGGVSQSGVSSGVGVAGGSAASVGVNVNNNSSSASSVGAAAVAQTATGTTAAVLASLTNKNSSSSNSSGSGGSAATTAGNAGGPGAGASTGGVGGASGAGGAGSGGGSGSGLVPTNIQMVSQYIQTGLPYYQQPVYSYEELQMMQQRVPHVQGYYDLNYPPASLGAGRDNLGSVTYSAMNDGRFARTDNNSSPVGNVSSTMSQQAGSSAPMLNVPYAYFYGGNVMPGSFQYGTPAIYPQQIPAANTASGQQFPKPSYSAGYGSTSYDTLSQTTQDYSKGGYSSSVNQQSKTQAVSNQSQAGTGSDLTSSMYGKGHVALNKSYEKQSFHSGTPPPFNMPNTQTAGGTSAQPYGMYLPMPAAGHHNMIHQPIHQMDGRIHSSSRRDSNSAGQRQQSTSQSKSAGKQGYSPSYWTGQN; this is encoded by the exons ATGAGCACACAAACTCGTtcaggcggcggaggaggcggcggccaCACTCGCAACCAGAAAAAGTCAAATGCCAGCAACTCCGGCGGAGGAGGATCCGGCCACGATGGAGTCTCACACGCTGCGGCCGCAGGCAAGAAGGGCGGCCAGGATGCCAGTAAGACAGACAAACCAGAGAAGGCCCAGCCCAAGGCCACCACCGAACAGTTGCGCATTGCCCAGATCACCAACAGCACCACAGAGGATCCGCAGATCAACGAGAAGGTCACCCTCCTGTTGACCATGACCCAACGTTCCGAGGAGGAGGTCTGCTGTGCCCTTAACGAGTGCGATTACGACCTGGAGGCAGCGGCCAACTTTTTGATCGAGGAGCTACCGCAG GGCGCATTTGCCAAGTAcgagaagaagcgcaagaacAAGGCTGCAAATACCACGGCCGATGGCGCCGCTGGTGATGGCGATTGGGCCGATGGCAATGCGAACGCAGACAGGCGGGAAAAGTCACGGAACCGCAGCTCAAATCGAGGTGGCACCCGCGGCTCCACCGACAGTCGTGGAT GGCGCGGAAGAGAGATCCGCGAGAACGAGCGCAACCAGCGCGAATCTCGCGAACCTCGCTCTGGCGGCGACCGCGGGGAGGATCGTGCTAACGATAACTACCGCGGGCAGCGCAACGGCGGAGTACGCAGTGGACCCGGTGGCGGCGGACGCGGCGGTGGCTTTGTCTCTCGCTCCGGCCGTGGTGGCGGCCGCATGGGCGGACGCACCGGTGGTCCACGAGGCGATCGCGGCAGCGGAGGCACCGGCGGTAGCTATGGACCTCGCAGCGGCAACGCCAACGAGGATCACCACGAAGTAGAGCTGTGGGACAACACCATTGCCCAGAATGccgagaagcagcagcaggctcACGATGATGCCTGGGGGGATTGGAATAACGAGGAGTACGAGGGCTCGCTCAAGGACAGCAAGGTCTTCACCACCAGCAACCTGGCAACGCAAACCGCTGCCAGCGTGGTGAGCGGTACTGGACCGAGTGGTACAGGTACCTCTACGACGGCTGGTGGCGAGTTGTCAGCGCCACCCGGTCTGGAACACCAGTTGCATCAAGGGTCTCTTCTGGAGGAGAGCTCAAGCAGCGGCCCAGTGCCAGTCACGCCGCCGGCAACGCTGACCGGCTCCGCGACCACACCGCTGTTGCAGTACAGCGCAGCAGTCAGCAATCCACCACCCCAGCTGCAGTCCCAAAGCACGCAGTCCGCAGCGGGAACGGGGGCCAGCGCTACGACCGGCGGAGGAGCAGGCACCACACCGTCCTCCTTTGTTTCTGCCTCTCCCGACACATTCTCAAGTGCGGCCTCGGCGGCCGCCTCGCTGGTGCACCAAgcccaacagcaacaacaactccagcagcagcagcagacgaCGCCCATCAAGCCGTCTGCTACGTTGTCTGTTGAGCAATCTCAGTATTTCAACTCCTTGGCTAGCCAGGGCGTTAGCCCAGGTTCCGCAGCGGTACAGACGGCGCCAGCGGGTTACGCGCAGAACCCTGTAGCCGCCTTTTCGCAAACAAGCACGAGTGTGGGTGTGAGTCAGTACCCCAACACGTATGCCAACGTGTTTGCCACGGGAAcgggagcaggagctggcCCTGGCGAGCAGTCGCAGCAGCAACCGCAAGTGCGGAGGGCGCGGGTCAAGCTGCCACCGCCCTCGAAGATCCCGGCGAGTGCCGTCGAAATGCCTGGAGACAATGCACTGAACAACATTGGCTACCTAGACGTGCAGTTTGGAGCTCTAGACTTTGGCACGGACGATGGTTTCGAGCCTCTGCCGGAAAAGGTTGGATCGGGCTTTAGCATTGAtggtcagcagcagcaacagcagccagatGACTACCAAagcaaatcccagcagcagcaacaacagcaggcgACGCTTGCTGCGGGCCTGCAGAGTTCTCAGATC AGCGATGCTTTGAGTGCGGCGGGCTACACGAGCCGCTCGACTGCGCAGCAGCAGGGCGTTAGTTCGGCGGTCAGTGCCACCACGGCGCTCGATCAGCTGGCCAAGAGCGATCCTTACGGACAGACGACCGGCAGTGGTAACGCCTACCAGAACGCATACCAAAGCAGTGGAGCAGGCAAGTCGGCCAGTGGCTACCCGACGACGGCGCCCGGCGGCTATAGCAGTTCCACCTATGCGAATGTGCAGAGCTCGGTGGCCAGCAGTTACCAGCAGCAGGGATACGGCTCGTACCAGCCCAGTTCCTACCAGCAGCAGGCTGGCAGCGGAGCACAGAGTACAGGTGCTGTAGCGGGCGGTGGCGGCTCGGCGACGCAAAACATTCCGGTtggaggcagcagcagccaaaaCAGCACTAG CGGCAATGCGAGCTCTGCCTACCTCACATCCGGATACTCGACCCCACAAAGTGCTTACCAGTCCAGCCAGAGTGTTTATGGAAACACTGGACTGTCCAACAGCAGCGG GTTCGCTGGCAGTGCGAGCAACGCGTCCTCGCAGTACGCAAATTTCAGTGCCAGCGCCAAGCTCAAGGATGCGACCTCGGCCAGCAGCGCCGCACACTACGACAG TGTCTCCACCAGCAGCGGcgtgagcagcagcagcggaagCACAGGCAACGGTGGTGCGGTTAGCGGACAGGCAGGTGCTAATCAGGCGGTCGTTTCCAACA ATAATGTGAGCGGCAGCAGCTCGGGCAGCAATGTGACGGCGGGCGTTGCGAGCGGCAACGTGGCCGGCGTAGGCGGCGGCGTCAGCCAGAGCGGCGTAAGTAGTGGAGTCGGCGTGGCCGGTGGCAGCGCGGCCAGCGTCGGTGTGAATgtgaacaacaacagcagcagcgccagctcGGTGGGAGCAGCTGCCGTTGCCCAGACGGCAACAGGAACCACCGCTGCGGTGCTGGCCTCGCTGACCAACaagaacagcagcagcagcaatagcAGCGGCAGCGGTGGCAGTGCTGCCACGACGGCGGGCAACGCCGGCGGACCAGGTGCGGGAGCGAGCACCGGAGGCGTGGGCGGCGCTTCgggtgctggtggtgctggtaGTGGtggtggcagcggcagcggcttGGTGCCCACCAACATCCAAATGGTTAGTCAATATATTCAGACTGGATTGCCATACTATCAGCAACCAGTGTATTCCTACGAGGAATTGCAAATGATGCAACAGAGAGTGCCACATGTG CAGGGATACTACGATCTGAACTATCCGCCGGCCAGTTTAGGAGCTGGACGTGACAACCTTGGCTCTGTGACGTATTCCGCAATGAATGACGGACGCTTTGCTCGCACTGACAATAACTCCAGTCCCGTTGGCAAT gtatCCAGCACAATGTCGCAACAGGCGGGCTCAAGTGCGCCCATGCTGAATGTTCCTTATGCCTACTTCTATGGCGGCAATGTGATGCCCGGTAGTTTCCAATATGGCACGCCCGCCATTTATCCA cAGCAAATACCGGCAGCCAACACTGCCTCCGGTCAACAGTTCCCGAAGCCTTCGTACAGCGCGGGCTACGGCTCGACCAGCTATGACACCCTTTCGCAGACCACGCAGGATTACAGCAAGGGCGGCTACTCGTCGAGCGTGAACCAGCAGAGCAAAACGCAGGCGGTTTCCAACCAGTCGCAGGCAGGCACTGGATCCGATCTGACCTCATCTATGTACGGGAAGGGACATGTGGCGCTAAACAAG TCGTACGAAAAGCAGAGTTTCCACTCGGGTACTCCTCCGCCGTTCAACATGCCCAACACGCAGACGGCTGGTGGCACCTCGGCCCAGCCGTACGGCATGTACTTGCCGATGCCAGCGGCCGGACACCACAATATGATCCACCAACCCATCCATCAG ATGGACGGCAGGATTCATAGCTCATCCCGCCGG GACTCGAACAGTGCCGGACAGCGTCAGCAGTCGACCAGCCAGTCAAAGTCCGCTGGCAAGCAAGGCTACTCTCCCTCGTACTGGACCGGACAGAACTAG
- the LOC108029552 gene encoding protein lingerer isoform X1 — MSTQTRSGGGGGGGHTRNQKKSNASNSGGGGSGHDGVSHAAAAGKKGGQDASKTDKPEKAQPKATTEQLRIAQITNSTTEDPQINEKVTLLLTMTQRSEEEVCCALNECDYDLEAAANFLIEELPQGAFAKYEKKRKNKAANTTADGAAGDGDWADGNANADRREKSRNRSSNRGGTRGSTDSRGWRGREIRENERNQRESREPRSGGDRGEDRANDNYRGQRNGGVRSGPGGGGRGGGFVSRSGRGGGRMGGRTGGPRGDRGSGGTGGSYGPRSGNANEDHHEVELWDNTIAQNAEKQQQAHDDAWGDWNNEEYEGSLKDSKVFTTSNLATQTAASVVSGTGPSGTGTSTTAGGELSAPPGLEHQLHQGSLLEESSSSGPVPVTPPATLTGSATTPLLQYSAAVSNPPPQLQSQSTQSAAGTGASATTGGGAGTTPSSFVSASPDTFSSAASAAASLVHQAQQQQQLQQQQQTTPIKPSATLSVEQSQYFNSLASQGVSPGSAAVQTAPAGYAQNPVAAFSQTSTSVGVSQYPNTYANVFATGTGAGAGPGEQSQQQPQVRRARVKLPPPSKIPASAVEMPGDNALNNIGYLDVQFGALDFGTDDGFEPLPEKVGSGFSIDGQQQQQQPDDYQSKSQQQQQQQATLAAGLQSSQISDALSAAGYTSRSTAQQQGVSSAVSATTALDQLAKSDPYGQTTGSGNAYQNAYQSSGAGKSASGYPTTAPGGYSSSTYANVQSSVASSYQQQGYGSYQPSSYQQQAGSGAQSTGAVAGGGGSATQNIPVGGSSSQNSTSGNASSAYLTSGYSTPQSAYQSSQSVYGNTGLSNSSGFAGSASNASSQYANFSASAKLKDATSASSAAHYDSVSTSSGVSSSSGSTGNGGAVSGQAGANQAVVSNNNVSGSSSGSNVTAGVASGNVAGVGGGVSQSGVSSGVGVAGGSAASVGVNVNNNSSSASSVGAAAVAQTATGTTAAVLASLTNKNSSSSNSSGSGGSAATTAGNAGGPGAGASTGGVGGASGAGGAGSGGGSGSGLVPTNIQMVSQYIQTGLPYYQQPVYSYEELQMMQQRVPHVQGYYDLNYPPASLGAGRDNLGSVTYSAMNDGRFARTDNNSSPVGNVSSTMSQQAGSSAPMLNVPYAYFYGGNVMPGSFQYGTPAIYPQQIPAANTASGQQFPKPSYSAGYGSTSYDTLSQTTQDYSKGGYSSSVNQQSKTQAVSNQSQAGTGSDLTSSMYGKGHVALNKVNSYEKQSFHSGTPPPFNMPNTQTAGGTSAQPYGMYLPMPAAGHHNMIHQPIHQVHSELPLQVVVGEGAESHVLINENGPQVTYHQIWRTDHPDHCQDQRVGPQCNNFEQNIDSYQDDVSGITFFAD, encoded by the exons ATGAGCACACAAACTCGTtcaggcggcggaggaggcggcggccaCACTCGCAACCAGAAAAAGTCAAATGCCAGCAACTCCGGCGGAGGAGGATCCGGCCACGATGGAGTCTCACACGCTGCGGCCGCAGGCAAGAAGGGCGGCCAGGATGCCAGTAAGACAGACAAACCAGAGAAGGCCCAGCCCAAGGCCACCACCGAACAGTTGCGCATTGCCCAGATCACCAACAGCACCACAGAGGATCCGCAGATCAACGAGAAGGTCACCCTCCTGTTGACCATGACCCAACGTTCCGAGGAGGAGGTCTGCTGTGCCCTTAACGAGTGCGATTACGACCTGGAGGCAGCGGCCAACTTTTTGATCGAGGAGCTACCGCAG GGCGCATTTGCCAAGTAcgagaagaagcgcaagaacAAGGCTGCAAATACCACGGCCGATGGCGCCGCTGGTGATGGCGATTGGGCCGATGGCAATGCGAACGCAGACAGGCGGGAAAAGTCACGGAACCGCAGCTCAAATCGAGGTGGCACCCGCGGCTCCACCGACAGTCGTGGAT GGCGCGGAAGAGAGATCCGCGAGAACGAGCGCAACCAGCGCGAATCTCGCGAACCTCGCTCTGGCGGCGACCGCGGGGAGGATCGTGCTAACGATAACTACCGCGGGCAGCGCAACGGCGGAGTACGCAGTGGACCCGGTGGCGGCGGACGCGGCGGTGGCTTTGTCTCTCGCTCCGGCCGTGGTGGCGGCCGCATGGGCGGACGCACCGGTGGTCCACGAGGCGATCGCGGCAGCGGAGGCACCGGCGGTAGCTATGGACCTCGCAGCGGCAACGCCAACGAGGATCACCACGAAGTAGAGCTGTGGGACAACACCATTGCCCAGAATGccgagaagcagcagcaggctcACGATGATGCCTGGGGGGATTGGAATAACGAGGAGTACGAGGGCTCGCTCAAGGACAGCAAGGTCTTCACCACCAGCAACCTGGCAACGCAAACCGCTGCCAGCGTGGTGAGCGGTACTGGACCGAGTGGTACAGGTACCTCTACGACGGCTGGTGGCGAGTTGTCAGCGCCACCCGGTCTGGAACACCAGTTGCATCAAGGGTCTCTTCTGGAGGAGAGCTCAAGCAGCGGCCCAGTGCCAGTCACGCCGCCGGCAACGCTGACCGGCTCCGCGACCACACCGCTGTTGCAGTACAGCGCAGCAGTCAGCAATCCACCACCCCAGCTGCAGTCCCAAAGCACGCAGTCCGCAGCGGGAACGGGGGCCAGCGCTACGACCGGCGGAGGAGCAGGCACCACACCGTCCTCCTTTGTTTCTGCCTCTCCCGACACATTCTCAAGTGCGGCCTCGGCGGCCGCCTCGCTGGTGCACCAAgcccaacagcaacaacaactccagcagcagcagcagacgaCGCCCATCAAGCCGTCTGCTACGTTGTCTGTTGAGCAATCTCAGTATTTCAACTCCTTGGCTAGCCAGGGCGTTAGCCCAGGTTCCGCAGCGGTACAGACGGCGCCAGCGGGTTACGCGCAGAACCCTGTAGCCGCCTTTTCGCAAACAAGCACGAGTGTGGGTGTGAGTCAGTACCCCAACACGTATGCCAACGTGTTTGCCACGGGAAcgggagcaggagctggcCCTGGCGAGCAGTCGCAGCAGCAACCGCAAGTGCGGAGGGCGCGGGTCAAGCTGCCACCGCCCTCGAAGATCCCGGCGAGTGCCGTCGAAATGCCTGGAGACAATGCACTGAACAACATTGGCTACCTAGACGTGCAGTTTGGAGCTCTAGACTTTGGCACGGACGATGGTTTCGAGCCTCTGCCGGAAAAGGTTGGATCGGGCTTTAGCATTGAtggtcagcagcagcaacagcagccagatGACTACCAAagcaaatcccagcagcagcaacaacagcaggcgACGCTTGCTGCGGGCCTGCAGAGTTCTCAGATC AGCGATGCTTTGAGTGCGGCGGGCTACACGAGCCGCTCGACTGCGCAGCAGCAGGGCGTTAGTTCGGCGGTCAGTGCCACCACGGCGCTCGATCAGCTGGCCAAGAGCGATCCTTACGGACAGACGACCGGCAGTGGTAACGCCTACCAGAACGCATACCAAAGCAGTGGAGCAGGCAAGTCGGCCAGTGGCTACCCGACGACGGCGCCCGGCGGCTATAGCAGTTCCACCTATGCGAATGTGCAGAGCTCGGTGGCCAGCAGTTACCAGCAGCAGGGATACGGCTCGTACCAGCCCAGTTCCTACCAGCAGCAGGCTGGCAGCGGAGCACAGAGTACAGGTGCTGTAGCGGGCGGTGGCGGCTCGGCGACGCAAAACATTCCGGTtggaggcagcagcagccaaaaCAGCACTAG CGGCAATGCGAGCTCTGCCTACCTCACATCCGGATACTCGACCCCACAAAGTGCTTACCAGTCCAGCCAGAGTGTTTATGGAAACACTGGACTGTCCAACAGCAGCGG GTTCGCTGGCAGTGCGAGCAACGCGTCCTCGCAGTACGCAAATTTCAGTGCCAGCGCCAAGCTCAAGGATGCGACCTCGGCCAGCAGCGCCGCACACTACGACAG TGTCTCCACCAGCAGCGGcgtgagcagcagcagcggaagCACAGGCAACGGTGGTGCGGTTAGCGGACAGGCAGGTGCTAATCAGGCGGTCGTTTCCAACA ATAATGTGAGCGGCAGCAGCTCGGGCAGCAATGTGACGGCGGGCGTTGCGAGCGGCAACGTGGCCGGCGTAGGCGGCGGCGTCAGCCAGAGCGGCGTAAGTAGTGGAGTCGGCGTGGCCGGTGGCAGCGCGGCCAGCGTCGGTGTGAATgtgaacaacaacagcagcagcgccagctcGGTGGGAGCAGCTGCCGTTGCCCAGACGGCAACAGGAACCACCGCTGCGGTGCTGGCCTCGCTGACCAACaagaacagcagcagcagcaatagcAGCGGCAGCGGTGGCAGTGCTGCCACGACGGCGGGCAACGCCGGCGGACCAGGTGCGGGAGCGAGCACCGGAGGCGTGGGCGGCGCTTCgggtgctggtggtgctggtaGTGGtggtggcagcggcagcggcttGGTGCCCACCAACATCCAAATGGTTAGTCAATATATTCAGACTGGATTGCCATACTATCAGCAACCAGTGTATTCCTACGAGGAATTGCAAATGATGCAACAGAGAGTGCCACATGTG CAGGGATACTACGATCTGAACTATCCGCCGGCCAGTTTAGGAGCTGGACGTGACAACCTTGGCTCTGTGACGTATTCCGCAATGAATGACGGACGCTTTGCTCGCACTGACAATAACTCCAGTCCCGTTGGCAAT gtatCCAGCACAATGTCGCAACAGGCGGGCTCAAGTGCGCCCATGCTGAATGTTCCTTATGCCTACTTCTATGGCGGCAATGTGATGCCCGGTAGTTTCCAATATGGCACGCCCGCCATTTATCCA cAGCAAATACCGGCAGCCAACACTGCCTCCGGTCAACAGTTCCCGAAGCCTTCGTACAGCGCGGGCTACGGCTCGACCAGCTATGACACCCTTTCGCAGACCACGCAGGATTACAGCAAGGGCGGCTACTCGTCGAGCGTGAACCAGCAGAGCAAAACGCAGGCGGTTTCCAACCAGTCGCAGGCAGGCACTGGATCCGATCTGACCTCATCTATGTACGGGAAGGGACATGTGGCGCTAAACAAGGTTAAT TCGTACGAAAAGCAGAGTTTCCACTCGGGTACTCCTCCGCCGTTCAACATGCCCAACACGCAGACGGCTGGTGGCACCTCGGCCCAGCCGTACGGCATGTACTTGCCGATGCCAGCGGCCGGACACCACAATATGATCCACCAACCCATCCATCAGGTACATTCAGAATTACCACTCCAGGTTGTTGTAGGCGAAGGGGCGGAAAGCCATGTCCTCATTAATGAGAATGGTCCGCAAGTAACGTATCATCAGATCTGGCGAACCGATCATCCTGACCATTGTCAGGATCAACGTGTCGGGCCGCAGTGCAATAACTTTGAGCAGAATATCGACAGCTATCAAGACGACGTCAGCGGTATAACCTTCTTTGCCGACTGA